The Methanobrevibacter sp. genome contains a region encoding:
- a CDS encoding 3-dehydroquinate synthase II: protein MQNKFAWISTPDELWEDKKEMITTALESGIDHVLDFDDIENIRKLGNVKIIANNEDADIYLVGINGEGDGFLDLKDDFTDSTDIANAKKAKSEGKTVCAYIKITDKAHEQLAVKLGSIVDYIILVGTDWTIIPLENIIADLQKVDVEIIAAVRDLDGAKVALETLEHGTDGIIFEANDFNQTKRMAEEVIKASQSNYELKIATVTNVKPLGSGDRVCVDTTDMMKPGEGMLIGSYSKSMFLVHSESLESEYVASRPFRVNAGPVQAYVMVPGNKTRYLSELVAGDEVLIVNTKGESRTAYVGRSKIERRPLILIEADYEGKTIRTLLQNAETIRIVDANDEPLSVADVKQGDKVKVYVEDNARHFGIAIDETIIEQ, encoded by the coding sequence ATGCAAAACAAATTCGCTTGGATTAGTACTCCTGATGAATTGTGGGAAGATAAAAAAGAAATGATTACCACTGCATTGGAATCCGGAATCGACCATGTATTGGATTTTGATGATATAGAAAACATCAGAAAGTTAGGCAATGTAAAAATCATTGCGAACAATGAAGATGCAGACATATATCTTGTAGGCATTAATGGTGAAGGAGACGGATTTTTAGATTTAAAAGATGATTTTACAGATTCAACTGACATCGCGAATGCCAAAAAGGCAAAAAGCGAAGGCAAAACTGTATGTGCTTATATAAAAATTACAGATAAGGCACATGAACAGCTGGCCGTTAAATTAGGTTCTATTGTCGACTATATAATATTGGTTGGAACTGACTGGACAATCATCCCCCTGGAAAATATCATAGCGGATTTGCAGAAAGTAGATGTGGAAATTATCGCTGCAGTGCGTGACTTGGATGGTGCAAAGGTAGCTTTGGAGACATTGGAACATGGAACTGATGGAATCATTTTTGAAGCCAATGATTTCAATCAAACTAAAAGAATGGCTGAAGAAGTTATTAAAGCATCCCAATCTAACTATGAATTAAAAATAGCTACTGTAACTAATGTAAAACCTTTAGGCTCTGGCGACAGAGTATGTGTTGATACAACAGACATGATGAAACCTGGAGAAGGAATGCTTATAGGATCATATTCAAAATCCATGTTTTTAGTACACTCAGAATCATTGGAAAGTGAATATGTGGCATCAAGACCGTTTAGAGTAAATGCTGGGCCGGTTCAGGCATATGTAATGGTTCCAGGAAACAAAACAAGATACCTATCAGAACTTGTTGCAGGAGACGAAGTATTGATTGTAAATACAAAAGGGGAAAGTAGAACAGCTTATGTTGGAAGGAGCAAAATCGAAAGAAGGCCTTTGATTTTAATAGAAGCGGACTATGAAGGAAAAACCATAAGGACTCTCCTGCAAAATGCAGAAACAATCAGAATTGTTGATGCAAATGACGAACCTCTCTCAGTAGCTGATGTAAAGCAGGGCGATAAGGTAAAGGTCTATGTTGAAGATAATGCACGTCACTTTGGAATAG
- a CDS encoding 2-amino-3,7-dideoxy-D-threo-hept-6-ulosonate synthase, with product MIGKKIRLERIINRNTGRTVIAPMDHGVSSGPIPGIIDMDETVDEISQGGADAILMHKGIVKQGHRGYGKDIGLIVHLSASTSLAPDPNDKVTVTSVEKAIQLGADAVSIHVNLGSETESQMLQELGGIAETCDYWGMPLLAMMYPRGQKVENEHDVEFVKHAARVGSELGVDIVKTNYTGDPDSFREVVEGAIVPVVIAGGPKVDTDEDLLNMVKDSLEVGGAGVAFGRNLFQAENPGKITRAIAEVVHHDLEVEEALKFLK from the coding sequence ATGATAGGTAAAAAGATTCGTTTAGAAAGAATCATTAACAGAAATACTGGAAGAACTGTAATTGCACCGATGGACCATGGTGTATCTAGCGGTCCGATTCCGGGAATTATAGACATGGACGAGACTGTTGATGAAATCTCCCAAGGTGGAGCAGATGCAATACTAATGCATAAGGGTATTGTAAAGCAAGGACACAGAGGTTACGGTAAAGACATTGGTCTTATTGTACACTTATCTGCAAGTACATCACTTGCACCGGATCCAAATGATAAGGTAACCGTAACAAGTGTGGAAAAAGCCATTCAACTTGGTGCGGATGCAGTATCAATCCATGTAAACCTTGGAAGCGAAACTGAAAGTCAAATGTTGCAGGAATTAGGTGGAATAGCTGAGACTTGTGACTACTGGGGAATGCCGCTTCTAGCGATGATGTATCCAAGAGGCCAAAAAGTGGAAAACGAGCATGATGTGGAATTCGTTAAGCATGCCGCACGTGTAGGTTCAGAACTTGGAGTTGACATTGTAAAAACCAATTATACTGGTGATCCAGATTCATTTAGGGAAGTTGTTGAAGGTGCTATCGTTCCTGTAGTCATTGCAGGAGGTCCTAAAGTTGACACAGATGAAGACCTGTTGAATATGGTGAAGGATTCACTTGAAGTTGGCGGAGCAGGTGTTGCTTTCGGACGTAATTTATTCCAGGCTGAAAATCCTGGTAAAATTACAAGGGCTATTGCAGAAGTAGTTCACCATGATTTAGAAGTTGAAGAAGCTTTGAAATTCTTAAAATAG
- a CDS encoding trans-aconitate 2-methyltransferase: protein MIKLSYDINDYRKNLLGLVEDGDTVIELGCHVGGTTRLLADRCRVIALDNSPEAIGEMAKLDVEFISGDVRLHDVIANVFEITQSCDVLAIDLGGGYHPDTVFKVFYIWSSTFKPKHAAIRNRGLLEFVNSASVSGEDISSNEGYLESYHDSGIPPQIKEFDLWTSSLKK from the coding sequence ATGATTAAACTTAGCTACGACATAAATGACTACAGGAAAAATCTACTTGGTCTGGTTGAAGATGGCGATACGGTTATAGAATTGGGATGTCATGTTGGAGGGACAACCCGGCTACTGGCAGATAGGTGCAGGGTCATTGCACTTGACAATTCCCCTGAAGCTATTGGGGAAATGGCCAAACTGGATGTTGAATTCATTTCTGGTGATGTTCGTCTTCATGATGTTATAGCTAATGTGTTTGAAATAACTCAATCCTGTGATGTGCTTGCTATTGATTTGGGTGGAGGCTATCATCCGGACACTGTTTTTAAAGTATTTTATATCTGGTCTTCTACTTTTAAACCAAAGCATGCTGCAATCAGAAATCGTGGGCTGTTGGAATTTGTAAATTCGGCAAGTGTCAGCGGTGAGGATATTTCATCAAATGAAGGTTATCTTGAAAGCTATCATGATTCTGGCATTCCTCCACAAATTAAGGAATTTGATTTGTGGACTTCCTCTCTAAAAAAATAG
- a CDS encoding pantoate kinase: MTNSVFVPGHITGFFTINSHEIKLKNGSCGAGFLLSKGVKTTISPSDELEIDVNQGDSTVIDEVLSILEIESNFRITQDIQLPIGAGFGTSAASALSLTLAINEFLNLGYSLELCGQIAHMAEVNLGAGLGDVIAQTGNGLVLRTKPGAPGIGEIKSFNEDVFVGWKTFGGIETSDIISDSHFKEIITTSGSKFLEKFEDEPTLENFLTFSAEFSKEIDLISDEVKNLIDYFNSSSDILGSSMAMLGNTAFAFAYDEDALKNLNIENLHIDKLNNFGITYD, encoded by the coding sequence ATGACAAATTCAGTATTCGTGCCGGGCCACATCACAGGCTTTTTTACAATCAATAGCCATGAAATCAAATTGAAAAATGGATCATGCGGTGCCGGCTTTTTACTTTCCAAAGGAGTAAAGACAACAATTTCGCCCTCTGACGAACTTGAGATTGATGTTAATCAGGGGGATTCAACCGTAATTGATGAAGTATTGTCCATTTTGGAAATTGAAAGTAACTTTAGAATAACTCAGGACATTCAATTGCCGATAGGTGCAGGTTTCGGAACATCAGCAGCTTCCGCTTTAAGTTTAACGCTGGCCATCAATGAATTCTTGAACTTAGGATATTCGCTGGAGCTTTGCGGCCAGATTGCGCATATGGCTGAAGTCAATTTGGGGGCAGGTTTAGGTGATGTAATAGCCCAAACTGGTAATGGATTAGTTTTAAGAACCAAACCTGGTGCTCCTGGCATTGGTGAGATAAAATCATTTAATGAGGATGTCTTTGTAGGATGGAAAACCTTTGGAGGTATTGAAACATCGGACATCATTTCGGATTCTCATTTTAAAGAGATAATCACCACTTCAGGTTCAAAATTCCTTGAAAAATTTGAGGATGAACCAACATTGGAGAATTTTTTGACATTTTCTGCGGAATTTTCTAAAGAGATTGATTTAATCTCAGACGAAGTTAAAAATCTAATTGATTATTTTAATTCTTCGAGTGATATTTTGGGCAGTTCCATGGCAATGCTTGGAAATACTGCATTTGCCTTTGCATATGATGAAGATGCCCTCAAAAACCTAAACATTGAAAACTTACATATAGATAAACTCAACAATTTTGGGATAACTTATGATTAA
- a CDS encoding flavodoxin family protein, which translates to MKILAIQGSPRKKGNTNRVLDEMIRGAEDNGHEVIKYYLQNLDINPCSGCEICAKGKDCRYEDDGAEIINQLAEGASIILASPIYFGQITAQAKTIVDRFYSIFNNPDKKFDGKAAMIITHAYPGKDIYETYIKLTEAQPFINNTELEFIETLEVAGVKFIGDADEKEEDLKKAYEIGQKF; encoded by the coding sequence ATGAAAATTTTAGCTATACAGGGAAGTCCTAGAAAGAAAGGCAATACAAATAGAGTTCTGGATGAGATGATTAGAGGCGCTGAAGACAATGGCCATGAAGTGATTAAATACTATTTGCAAAATTTAGATATTAATCCGTGCAGTGGCTGTGAAATCTGTGCAAAAGGTAAAGACTGCAGATACGAAGATGACGGAGCCGAAATTATCAATCAATTGGCTGAAGGAGCTAGCATAATTCTTGCTTCACCAATCTATTTTGGACAGATAACAGCGCAGGCAAAGACAATAGTTGATAGGTTCTATTCCATTTTCAACAATCCGGATAAGAAATTTGATGGTAAGGCCGCAATGATAATTACTCATGCATATCCTGGCAAGGATATATATGAAACCTATATTAAGCTCACTGAAGCACAACCATTTATAAATAACACTGAACTTGAATTTATAGAGACTTTAGAGGTTGCAGGCGTCAAGTTCATTGGCGATGCAGATGAAAAAGAGGAAGACCTTAAAAAGGCATATGAAATTGGTCAAAAATTTTAA
- a CDS encoding flavodoxin, whose protein sequence is MKDLIIYFSRSGENYFGGELKNIEKGNTEVIAEYIQEITGADLFKVEPIVDYPEDYMKCIDVAKKEQQDDARPEIKEALGDIASYDTIYIGFPNWWGTLPMPMFTQLEQLDFTDKTVKAFVTHEGSGFGFAQKDLKKLCAGAEIKKGLSIPGANVYDSKDTVETWINE, encoded by the coding sequence ATGAAAGATTTGATAATCTATTTTTCAAGAAGTGGTGAAAACTACTTCGGCGGCGAGCTAAAAAATATTGAAAAGGGAAACACTGAAGTGATTGCTGAATATATACAAGAAATTACTGGCGCTGATTTATTCAAAGTAGAACCAATAGTCGATTATCCTGAAGATTATATGAAATGTATTGATGTGGCTAAAAAGGAACAGCAGGATGATGCAAGGCCTGAAATTAAAGAAGCGTTAGGTGATATAGCATCATATGATACAATTTACATTGGTTTTCCAAATTGGTGGGGAACTCTTCCAATGCCTATGTTTACACAACTGGAACAACTTGATTTCACAGATAAGACAGTTAAGGCATTCGTGACCCATGAGGGTTCTGGTTTTGGTTTTGCACAAAAAGATTTGAAGAAGTTATGTGCGGGAGCTGAAATCAAAAAGGGTTTATCAATTCCAGGTGCAAATGTATATGATTCAAAAGATACTGTCGAAACATGGATAAATGAATAA
- a CDS encoding FprA family A-type flavoprotein, producing MKAKAVKIADGVYWVGVIHWNSRTFHGYGIPGTTYNAYLVFGEEKTVLIDNVYRGMFEQFDARVKDAFAQEGKDFKIDVFVQNHSEMDHSTFLRQTIEEYNPDAEIYASANCIKFLEAQYHNFSDLEMNAVQTGDELDIGGRTLKFISAPMLHWPDSMFTLLAEDGILFSNDAFGQHVAYSKRFDEDYSLDHLLREAQKYYANLVTLGSPMLRMKLDELTNTGLINDIKMIAPCHGQIWKNPAPIVEKYGEWGSGICKDKITIIYDTMHHSTEKLAFQIAEGIMSEGVEAVMYFMQEDGPDDVITDILDSKAIALGAPTMMNKPFPRIGNMMYWLDCVNFKGTGSEKNALIFSSKGWGGGAVKKLERDLEEAGFTVSDTLDVLFVPDEDVLAEAFEKGAELARSIKE from the coding sequence ATGAAAGCTAAAGCAGTAAAGATAGCTGACGGTGTATACTGGGTTGGTGTTATTCACTGGAACAGTAGAACCTTCCATGGATATGGCATTCCAGGCACTACCTACAATGCTTATCTAGTATTTGGTGAAGAAAAAACTGTATTGATAGATAATGTTTATAGAGGAATGTTTGAACAGTTTGATGCAAGAGTAAAAGACGCTTTCGCTCAAGAAGGAAAAGATTTCAAAATCGATGTATTTGTTCAAAACCACTCTGAAATGGATCATTCCACTTTTTTAAGACAAACAATTGAAGAATATAATCCTGATGCAGAAATATATGCTTCTGCTAACTGTATTAAATTCTTGGAAGCACAATATCATAATTTCTCAGATTTAGAAATGAATGCTGTTCAAACAGGTGATGAACTTGATATCGGTGGCAGAACCTTAAAATTCATATCCGCTCCAATGTTGCACTGGCCTGACAGCATGTTCACTTTGCTTGCCGAAGATGGAATTCTATTTTCAAATGATGCATTCGGACAGCATGTGGCTTATTCAAAAAGATTTGATGAGGATTATTCTTTAGACCACTTGCTTAGGGAAGCGCAAAAATATTATGCAAATCTTGTAACATTAGGTTCTCCAATGCTTAGGATGAAACTGGATGAATTGACAAATACCGGTTTGATTAATGACATTAAAATGATTGCGCCATGCCACGGTCAAATCTGGAAAAACCCTGCTCCAATTGTAGAAAAATATGGTGAATGGGGATCCGGCATATGCAAGGATAAAATCACAATCATTTATGATACAATGCATCATTCAACTGAAAAACTAGCCTTCCAAATTGCTGAAGGAATTATGAGTGAAGGTGTTGAAGCCGTAATGTACTTTATGCAGGAAGACGGTCCTGATGATGTAATTACCGATATTTTAGATTCTAAAGCCATAGCACTTGGTGCCCCTACCATGATGAACAAGCCATTCCCTAGAATCGGAAACATGATGTATTGGTTGGATTGTGTCAACTTTAAAGGAACAGGCAGCGAGAAAAATGCTTTAATATTCTCATCTAAAGGATGGGGTGGTGGAGCTGTTAAAAAACTCGAAAGAGATTTGGAAGAGGCAGGTTTCACTGTAAGCGATACTTTAGATGTGTTGTTTGTACCTGATGAAGATGTGCTTGCCGAAGCATTTGAAAAGGGTGCAGAATTGGCCAGATCTATTAAGGAATAG
- a CDS encoding histidinol phosphate phosphatase domain-containing protein — translation MNKRIDLHMHSLFSDGELLPSELARRALKLNHEVIAITDHVDYSNVDTITAIQDAIDDINANWDITVVLGAEVTHAPCESIDGIAAKAKDLGAEIIVVHGETLNEPVTPGTNRAAVESSHVDILGHPGLITVEEAEIAKENGIYLEISARKGHCLGNGHVANVAREVGNKLLVNTDTHSPDNIITFEKSYEIARGAGLSNEEAIKAIVDNPRELLKSKGIL, via the coding sequence TTGAATAAAAGAATCGATTTACATATGCACAGTTTATTCAGCGATGGAGAATTATTGCCATCCGAACTTGCAAGAAGAGCCTTAAAACTAAATCATGAAGTCATAGCCATTACAGACCATGTTGATTACTCCAATGTTGACACAATTACAGCCATCCAGGATGCAATTGATGACATTAATGCGAATTGGGACATCACTGTTGTTCTGGGCGCTGAAGTAACACATGCCCCATGCGAGTCAATCGACGGAATCGCTGCAAAAGCAAAGGATTTAGGAGCAGAAATCATTGTCGTGCATGGTGAAACATTAAACGAGCCTGTCACCCCCGGAACCAATAGGGCTGCAGTAGAGTCAAGCCATGTTGACATACTTGGACATCCAGGATTGATAACAGTTGAAGAAGCAGAAATCGCAAAAGAAAACGGCATTTATCTAGAAATTTCTGCCCGTAAGGGACACTGTCTTGGAAATGGCCATGTGGCAAACGTTGCTCGTGAAGTCGGAAACAAACTACTGGTAAACACAGACACACACTCACCGGACAACATCATCACTTTTGAAAAGTCCTATGAAATTGCTAGAGGTGCAGGACTAAGCAATGAAGAAGCTATTAAAGCAATCGTTGACAATCCACGTGAACTTCTAAAAAGCAAAGGAATTTTATGA
- a CDS encoding DUF2115 family protein, with the protein MKASKLLKIIQKDLKDYPIDYLRNKVTDERYKDPLTKKLAKYNSGVYDDIYATEIIDDFDIKDNVIKNMRSDIGYYFDTYAGGDEQTKRFTENISLFLALIDKKPLHPYSEDKSDDVYYFNGDYYCKGRIKYIHDKRSLCKYCICKNVGFSGLF; encoded by the coding sequence ATGAAAGCATCAAAACTTTTAAAAATCATTCAAAAGGATTTGAAAGATTATCCCATCGATTACTTGAGAAATAAGGTAACTGATGAGCGATACAAAGACCCCCTCACCAAAAAACTTGCAAAATACAACTCCGGCGTCTATGACGACATATATGCTACAGAAATAATCGATGATTTTGATATTAAGGACAATGTAATCAAAAATATGCGCTCAGATATAGGCTATTATTTCGATACCTATGCAGGCGGTGATGAGCAAACCAAACGGTTCACCGAGAACATTTCACTCTTTTTAGCACTAATCGATAAAAAACCGCTTCATCCATACAGTGAAGATAAAAGCGATGATGTGTATTACTTTAATGGAGATTACTACTGTAAAGGACGGATCAAATACATCCACGACAAAAGATCCTTATGCAAATATTGTATTTGTAAAAATGTAGGGTTTAGTGGCTTGTTTTAA
- a CDS encoding 2,5-diamino-6-(ribosylamino)-4(3H)-pyrimidinone 5'-phosphate reductase — MRPYVILNAAMTLDGKIATQTGSSNISGEEDLKRVHEIRKDCDGIMVGIGTVLADDPRLTVHKVDANPEDNPVRIVVDSKCRTPIAARITNKDAKTIIAGANEYKYDFMVSDRYETFKKRGVKFFWSGDKRVDLSSLMSYLHEEGIEKLMLEGGSTLNFSMIKAGLIDEIRICVAPMVVGGANAKTFFDGEGFDTMDEAVRLELVGSYSLGKDLILTYKVLK; from the coding sequence ATGAGGCCATATGTAATTTTAAATGCTGCCATGACATTAGACGGCAAGATTGCTACTCAAACCGGAAGTTCAAATATTTCGGGTGAAGAGGATTTAAAAAGGGTTCATGAAATTAGAAAGGACTGCGATGGGATAATGGTTGGAATCGGAACAGTGCTTGCTGATGATCCAAGACTAACAGTTCACAAGGTTGACGCAAATCCAGAGGATAATCCTGTTCGGATAGTAGTCGACAGTAAATGCAGGACTCCAATTGCCGCAAGAATCACAAATAAAGATGCAAAAACAATAATTGCAGGCGCCAATGAATATAAATATGATTTTATGGTTTCTGATAGGTATGAAACATTCAAAAAAAGAGGAGTGAAGTTTTTCTGGAGTGGGGATAAAAGGGTGGATTTAAGCTCTCTAATGAGTTATCTTCATGAGGAAGGAATCGAGAAGCTGATGCTTGAAGGCGGATCAACTTTAAACTTTTCCATGATTAAAGCAGGACTTATTGATGAGATAAGAATTTGCGTTGCTCCTATGGTGGTTGGGGGTGCTAATGCAAAGACTTTCTTTGACGGTGAAGGCTTTGACACAATGGATGAAGCTGTAAGATTGGAGCTAGTTGGCTCTTATTCATTGGGTAAGGATTTAATTTTAACATATAAAGTATTGAAATAA